A window of the Corallococcus exiguus genome harbors these coding sequences:
- a CDS encoding polyhydroxyalkanoic acid system family protein gives MGTMKFEVPHNLPKDEVKKRVEQLLHYWGSKYGVKSDWQGDEGAKLVGKVMGINLDASFVITDKAISGEGTDPGMLLRSQAKTYIQKKFGAVLDPSKSLDQVKGNLD, from the coding sequence ATGGGCACGATGAAGTTCGAGGTCCCCCACAACCTTCCCAAGGACGAGGTCAAGAAGCGCGTCGAGCAGCTCCTCCACTACTGGGGCTCCAAGTACGGCGTGAAGTCCGACTGGCAGGGCGACGAGGGCGCGAAGCTCGTCGGCAAGGTGATGGGCATCAACCTGGACGCCAGCTTCGTCATCACGGACAAGGCCATCTCCGGCGAGGGCACCGACCCCGGAATGCTGCTGCGCAGCCAGGCCAAGACGTACATCCAGAAGAAGTTCGGCGCGGTGCTGGATCCGTCCAAGAGCCTGGATCAGGTGAAGGGCAACCTGGACTGA
- a CDS encoding cryptochrome/DNA photolyase family protein — translation MPEGISWSELGVDSARVQAVNEAPFPPGQRDFVLYWCIVNHRWEENHALDAAIALGNHLGLPVVVYQAIRPDYPYASERLHAWALEGMADMAKGCAARGMQYWLELPRTKKEHKPRLASLGRRAAAVVSDLFPTYIIPGHLRGAAKALRVPLIAVDASCVVPMQRIPAAQVGAYALRPKLRKLWPEYLERTLPQRKPRVSGAKLQPDFELSDAVTARAELDTFALDHSVKPVSERGGRKAGLKALDAFLHERLEGYDTGRNDPGLGQQSNLSPYFHWGNLFPGEAARAAIAAKGKDHPAVQSFVEELLVRRELGFNYCFHTPGPKQLSTDSLPGWARETLSRHRKDPRPHLYSFEDLDQGRTQDALWNAAQRELRERGRIHNYLRMLWGKKILEWSPTPEEALARIARLNDTYAVDGRDPASVSNFMWVLGLHDRPFQERAVIGKVRPMSSLRTAEKFDLDPYLERWGATAEQPEVPANVKKSRRKTAR, via the coding sequence ATGCCCGAAGGCATCTCGTGGTCCGAACTCGGCGTCGACTCCGCCCGCGTGCAGGCGGTGAACGAAGCCCCCTTCCCTCCTGGTCAGCGCGACTTCGTCCTCTACTGGTGCATTGTGAACCATCGGTGGGAGGAGAACCACGCGCTGGACGCCGCCATCGCGCTGGGCAACCACCTGGGCCTGCCCGTCGTCGTCTACCAGGCCATCCGCCCGGACTACCCCTACGCATCGGAGCGGCTCCACGCGTGGGCCCTGGAGGGCATGGCGGACATGGCGAAGGGCTGCGCCGCGCGCGGCATGCAGTACTGGCTGGAGCTGCCGCGCACGAAGAAGGAGCACAAGCCGCGGCTCGCGAGCCTGGGCCGGCGCGCGGCGGCCGTCGTGTCGGACCTGTTCCCCACGTACATCATCCCGGGCCACCTGCGCGGCGCGGCGAAGGCGCTGCGGGTGCCGCTCATCGCCGTGGACGCCTCCTGCGTGGTGCCCATGCAGCGCATCCCCGCGGCCCAGGTGGGCGCGTACGCGCTGCGCCCCAAGCTGCGCAAGCTGTGGCCGGAGTACCTGGAGCGCACGCTGCCCCAGCGCAAGCCCCGCGTGTCGGGCGCGAAGCTGCAACCGGACTTCGAGCTCTCCGACGCCGTGACGGCCCGCGCCGAGCTGGACACGTTCGCGTTGGATCATTCCGTGAAGCCCGTCTCCGAGCGCGGTGGACGCAAGGCAGGCCTCAAGGCGCTGGATGCGTTCCTCCACGAGCGGCTGGAGGGCTACGACACCGGCCGGAATGATCCAGGCCTGGGCCAGCAGTCCAACCTGTCGCCCTACTTCCACTGGGGCAACCTCTTCCCCGGCGAGGCAGCGCGAGCGGCCATCGCGGCGAAGGGCAAGGACCACCCCGCCGTGCAGTCCTTCGTGGAGGAGCTGCTCGTGCGCCGCGAGCTGGGCTTCAACTACTGCTTCCACACGCCCGGCCCGAAGCAGCTGAGCACGGACTCCCTGCCCGGCTGGGCGCGCGAAACGCTCTCACGCCACCGGAAGGATCCGCGTCCGCATCTCTACTCGTTCGAGGATCTGGATCAGGGCCGCACGCAGGACGCGCTCTGGAACGCGGCCCAGCGCGAGCTGCGGGAGCGAGGGCGGATCCACAACTACCTGCGCATGCTCTGGGGGAAGAAGATCCTGGAGTGGAGCCCCACGCCGGAGGAAGCGCTGGCCCGCATCGCGCGGCTCAACGACACCTACGCGGTGGACGGACGCGACCCGGCGAGCGTCTCCAACTTCATGTGGGTCCTGGGGCTGCACGACCGGCCCTTCCAGGAGCGCGCGGTGATTGGGAAGGTGCGGCCCATGAGCTCGCTCCGCACCGCGGAGAAGTTCGACCTGGACCCGTACCTGGAGCGCTGGGGCGCCACGGCCGAGCAGCCCGAGGTTCCCGCGAATGTAAAGAAGTCCCGCCGGAAGACAGCCCGGTAG